In the genome of Polaribacter atrinae, one region contains:
- a CDS encoding IS256 family transposase — translation MKPEDLLNEDFLKQFKNAPELTSFLEQLHKRGIEKLLEGELDAHLDYDKHKKSKAANLRNGYTKKKLKSVLGETEIQVPRDRDSSFNPLIVKKRESTTEGIENIIISLYAKGMSNSDIEEQIRELYDFNISTSTISRITDKITEDVIAWRNRPLEATYLIVWMDGIVFKVRENSKVINKTIYIAVGLRTDGKKEVLGLWLGKNESSAFWMSVLTDIKARGTQDILITATDNLNGFTDTIKTIFPKSTTQICVVHQIRNSCRYVVWKDKKEFTRDMKQIYTAPTKEAAKAALNDFKTKWDSKYSYAIKSWENNWDELTVFFDFPIEIRTIIYTTNLIENLNGKIRKYTKNKLSFPTDEAVMKSVFLALRESTKKWTMPIRNWGVILNQFLAIFENRIKL, via the coding sequence ATGAAACCAGAAGATTTATTAAACGAAGACTTTTTAAAACAATTCAAGAATGCACCAGAGCTAACATCCTTTTTAGAACAGTTGCACAAACGTGGTATTGAGAAGTTACTAGAAGGGGAACTAGATGCCCATTTAGACTACGATAAGCACAAAAAAAGTAAAGCAGCCAACCTTCGAAATGGTTACACTAAAAAGAAATTAAAATCCGTTTTAGGAGAAACAGAGATTCAAGTTCCTCGAGACCGTGATAGTTCTTTTAATCCTTTAATTGTAAAGAAAAGAGAAAGTACAACAGAAGGCATCGAAAATATTATTATATCGCTTTATGCCAAAGGCATGAGTAACAGTGATATTGAAGAACAAATACGTGAGCTGTACGATTTTAATATTTCTACATCCACTATTTCAAGGATTACAGATAAGATTACAGAAGATGTTATTGCTTGGCGGAACAGGCCTTTGGAGGCCACTTACCTAATTGTTTGGATGGATGGCATCGTATTTAAAGTTAGGGAAAACTCTAAAGTCATAAACAAGACTATTTATATTGCAGTAGGCCTGAGAACAGATGGCAAAAAGGAAGTCCTAGGATTATGGTTAGGTAAAAATGAATCTTCAGCCTTTTGGATGAGTGTTTTAACCGATATTAAAGCTCGAGGAACTCAAGATATACTTATCACAGCTACCGATAATTTAAATGGATTTACGGATACTATTAAAACTATTTTTCCGAAATCAACGACTCAAATTTGTGTTGTGCATCAAATAAGAAATTCGTGTCGTTACGTGGTCTGGAAGGACAAAAAGGAATTTACTCGTGACATGAAGCAAATCTATACTGCTCCTACAAAAGAAGCTGCCAAAGCTGCTTTAAATGACTTCAAAACTAAATGGGATTCTAAATATTCTTACGCCATTAAAAGTTGGGAAAATAATTGGGATGAGCTTACAGTATTCTTTGATTTTCCTATTGAAATAAGAACCATAATCTACACCACAAATCTTATAGAAAACCTAAATGGAAAGATACGGAAATACACAAAAAACAAACTCTCGTTTCCAACCGATGAAGCAGTTATGAAATCCGTGTTTTTAGCTTTGAGAGAAAGCACTAAAAAATGGACCATGCCAATCAGAAATTGGGGAGTGATACTAAATCAATTTTTAGCTATATTTGAAAACAGGATTAAGTTATAA
- a CDS encoding cold-shock protein: MSKGTVKFFNDTKGFGFITEEGVSKDHFVHVSGLIDEIREGDEVEFDLQEGNKGLNAVNVKVI; this comes from the coding sequence ATGAGTAAAGGTACAGTAAAGTTTTTCAACGACACAAAAGGTTTTGGTTTTATCACTGAAGAAGGAGTAAGCAAAGATCATTTTGTACACGTTTCTGGTTTAATTGATGAAATTAGAGAAGGTGACGAAGTTGAATTCGATTTACAAGAAGGAAACAAAGGTTTAAACGCGGTTAACGTAAAAGTTATCTAA
- a CDS encoding SDR family NAD(P)-dependent oxidoreductase, whose product MSNKELNAEVNSCIVTLQKLLEDTNQLFELPEEQRVALFKVAGELSRPNRDEFQRRRKDAKKAAKRKMIESDKHARKSTGIRSAREAALFVAPKLLGAAAINENTPELESPRNCYVCKTVFTKLHHFYDTMCKDCGDLNYAKRFQTTDLKGQVAVITGSRLKIGYHITLMCLRSGATVVATTRFPADSAIRFAKEEDYKDWSHRLHIHGLDLRHIPSVEIFCNYIEQKYDRLDILINNAAQTVRRPSGFYHHLMENEKKPIDQLPKLAQTLLQDHESCLEELSSLSVSTSKTDKNNVLPVTWHGPEPGIGLRNSAELSQIPYSFDNSLQTAEVFPEGELDADLQQVDLRKTNSWRLKLGEIETTEMVEVQLVNAVAPFVLCNRLSNLMMKENTGKKHIINVTAMEGKFHRFKKVDRHPHTNMAKAALNMLTHTSASTFAKKGIYMNAVDTGWVTDEDPAELSKHKVETHDFQPPLDIVDGAARVMDPLIDGINTGKHWSGKFLKDYFPIDW is encoded by the coding sequence ATGAGTAATAAAGAATTAAATGCGGAAGTAAATTCGTGTATAGTTACCCTTCAAAAATTATTGGAGGACACGAATCAACTTTTTGAATTACCAGAAGAGCAAAGAGTGGCACTTTTTAAAGTTGCTGGCGAATTGTCTCGTCCTAATCGTGATGAATTTCAACGCAGACGTAAAGACGCTAAAAAAGCGGCAAAACGTAAAATGATTGAAAGCGATAAGCACGCTAGAAAATCAACCGGAATTCGTTCTGCTAGAGAAGCAGCTTTGTTTGTGGCACCAAAATTATTAGGAGCAGCAGCTATAAATGAAAATACTCCAGAATTAGAATCGCCAAGAAACTGTTATGTATGTAAAACGGTTTTTACCAAATTGCATCATTTTTACGATACCATGTGTAAGGATTGTGGGGATTTAAATTATGCCAAACGTTTTCAAACGACAGATTTAAAAGGGCAAGTAGCGGTAATTACAGGTTCTCGATTAAAAATAGGATATCACATTACCTTAATGTGCTTGCGTTCTGGAGCAACTGTAGTGGCAACAACGCGTTTTCCTGCAGATTCTGCCATTCGTTTTGCAAAAGAAGAAGATTATAAAGATTGGAGTCATCGTTTACACATTCATGGCTTAGATTTAAGACACATACCAAGTGTAGAGATTTTCTGTAATTATATAGAACAAAAATACGATCGATTAGATATTTTAATAAACAATGCTGCGCAAACAGTAAGACGTCCGTCTGGTTTTTATCACCATTTAATGGAAAACGAAAAGAAACCGATAGATCAATTGCCTAAATTAGCACAAACTTTATTACAAGATCACGAAAGTTGTTTAGAGGAATTATCTAGTTTAAGTGTTTCAACGTCTAAAACAGATAAAAACAACGTATTACCAGTTACTTGGCACGGACCAGAACCCGGAATTGGTTTGCGTAATTCGGCAGAATTATCTCAAATTCCGTATAGTTTTGACAATTCATTACAAACGGCAGAAGTTTTTCCTGAAGGAGAATTAGACGCAGATTTACAACAAGTAGATTTAAGAAAAACAAATAGTTGGCGTTTAAAATTAGGCGAAATAGAAACTACAGAAATGGTAGAAGTACAGTTGGTAAATGCTGTAGCTCCATTTGTGTTATGTAATCGTTTATCTAATTTAATGATGAAAGAAAATACAGGTAAAAAACACATTATCAACGTAACTGCGATGGAAGGGAAGTTCCACAGATTTAAAAAGGTAGACAGACATCCACATACCAATATGGCAAAAGCAGCCTTAAATATGTTAACACATACGTCTGCATCTACATTTGCAAAAAAAGGTATTTATATGAATGCTGTTGATACTGGTTGGGTTACAGATGAAGATCCTGCAGAATTATCTAAGCACAAAGTAGAAACTCACGATTTTCAGCCACCTTTAGATATTGTAGATGGAGCCGCAAGAGTTATGGATCCATTAATTGATGGTATTAATACAGGTAAACATTGGTCTGGTAAATTTTTAAAAGATTATTTCCCTATAGATTGGTAG
- a CDS encoding DEAD/DEAH box helicase, with protein sequence MANNIKSQQDILAKLQIEELNQMQKEAIATIHKNDNVILLSPTGTGKTLAFSLPLLEFLDPTLEEVQALILVPSRELAIQIEQVIRSMGSGFKVNAVYGGRPMSKDKIELKHIPAILIGTPGRISDHFANDRFSKDHIKTLILDEFDKSLEVGFEYEMRNIINQLSSLDKRILTSATQGVEIPDFVGLRKPNTVNYLKAVTSKLEIRTVVSPAKNKLNTLLHLLNHLGNKQGIVFCNLKDSINNVSTFLESKNIKHGCFSGGMEQKDRERSLIKFRNGTNQLLIATDLAARGIDVPEMSFIIHYELPQAIEEFTHRNGRTARVSAEGTAFVLKWKDERLPDFIKHADLQDISKQAERSPVFWETLFVSGGRKDKISKGDIAGLFIKQGKLSKEQLGDIELKQDCAFVAVPSTLTAELIEKLNNSRLKKKKVRIYEV encoded by the coding sequence ATGGCAAATAACATTAAAAGTCAACAAGATATATTAGCAAAATTGCAGATTGAAGAATTAAATCAGATGCAAAAAGAAGCTATTGCTACAATACATAAAAACGATAATGTAATATTACTTTCGCCAACAGGTACAGGTAAAACATTAGCTTTTTCTTTGCCTTTATTAGAGTTTTTAGATCCAACTTTAGAGGAAGTACAAGCTTTAATTTTAGTGCCTTCTAGAGAATTGGCAATTCAAATAGAACAAGTAATTCGTTCTATGGGATCTGGTTTTAAAGTAAATGCGGTTTATGGAGGTAGACCAATGTCTAAAGATAAAATAGAATTAAAACATATTCCTGCAATTTTAATAGGTACACCTGGTAGAATTTCAGACCATTTTGCAAACGATCGTTTTTCTAAAGATCATATTAAAACCTTAATTTTAGACGAATTCGATAAGTCTCTAGAGGTTGGTTTTGAATATGAAATGCGTAATATTATCAATCAATTATCTTCTTTAGATAAACGTATACTAACTTCTGCAACACAGGGAGTTGAGATTCCTGATTTTGTAGGTTTAAGAAAGCCAAATACGGTTAATTATTTAAAAGCAGTAACTTCTAAATTAGAAATAAGAACAGTAGTTTCTCCGGCTAAAAATAAACTAAATACCTTATTACACTTACTAAATCATTTAGGAAATAAACAAGGTATCGTTTTTTGTAATTTAAAAGATTCTATAAATAACGTAAGTACATTTTTAGAAAGCAAGAACATAAAACATGGTTGTTTTAGTGGTGGAATGGAACAAAAAGATAGAGAACGTTCTTTAATAAAATTTAGAAACGGAACCAATCAATTATTAATTGCTACAGATTTAGCGGCTAGAGGTATCGATGTACCAGAAATGAGTTTTATAATTCATTATGAATTGCCACAAGCAATAGAAGAATTTACACATAGAAACGGACGTACAGCAAGAGTTTCTGCAGAAGGAACTGCCTTTGTTCTAAAATGGAAAGACGAACGTTTACCAGATTTTATTAAGCATGCTGATTTACAAGACATTTCTAAACAAGCAGAAAGAAGTCCTGTTTTTTGGGAAACTTTATTTGTTTCTGGAGGTAGAAAAGACAAAATTTCTAAAGGAGATATTGCTGGTTTGTTTATAAAACAAGGAAAATTAAGTAAAGAGCAACTTGGTGACATAGAATTGAAACAAGATTGTGCTTTTGTGGCAGTACCATCTACATTAACTGCAGAATTAATAGAGAAATTAAACAATTCTCGTTTAAAAAAGAAAAAAGTACGTATTTACGAAGTGTAA
- a CDS encoding DEAD/DEAH box helicase, with the protein MSKTFSSLGIHKELEARLAKLEITVPTAVQEKTIPFILHKKKDMVVLAKTGTGKTAAFGLPLLQKIKADETHIQVLILAPTRELGHQIFDNLISFASDEQKEKIVSICGGIPIKPQIEAIKKNPSIVIATPGRLVDLMKRDAINIKEINYFVLDEADEMVSALKEEVDIIIKEIPNIRRTLLFTATMPGTIKQLIQNYMSKHVEHIETDMDSVGHKGIDHQYVVVEPIEKLNVLMHFLSTKEGERGIIFCKTKAAVNKLAKNLAINKFSSGALHGSLTQGIRDRVMGQFREGNIDILVATDLAARGIDVKEISYVVNYHLPDRYDTYVHRSGRTARAGATGLSLSVIQSEELEEIPEFEEDLGLVFKEYKKADAQSIEDNNTILWAKKIFKTKPNRTISEDLKGEIKTIFHHLTKEELVDKILANYLAQTASAKAKPEVIKKKKKK; encoded by the coding sequence ATGTCAAAAACTTTTTCATCTTTAGGAATTCATAAAGAACTAGAAGCACGTTTAGCAAAATTAGAAATTACAGTTCCTACTGCAGTTCAAGAAAAAACCATTCCGTTTATCTTACATAAAAAGAAAGATATGGTGGTTTTAGCAAAAACTGGAACAGGGAAAACAGCTGCTTTTGGTTTGCCTTTATTGCAAAAAATTAAAGCAGATGAAACTCATATACAAGTTTTAATTTTAGCACCTACAAGAGAATTAGGACATCAGATATTTGACAATTTAATTTCTTTTGCTTCGGATGAACAAAAAGAAAAAATAGTCTCTATTTGTGGTGGAATCCCTATAAAACCTCAGATTGAAGCCATCAAAAAGAACCCAAGTATTGTAATTGCAACTCCAGGTCGTTTGGTAGATTTAATGAAACGTGACGCTATCAACATTAAAGAAATCAACTATTTTGTTTTAGATGAAGCAGATGAAATGGTGAGTGCTTTAAAGGAAGAAGTAGATATTATTATTAAGGAAATTCCGAATATTAGAAGAACGTTGTTGTTTACTGCCACGATGCCAGGAACGATAAAGCAACTGATACAAAACTATATGTCTAAACACGTAGAACATATAGAAACAGATATGGATTCTGTTGGGCATAAAGGAATAGATCATCAATATGTAGTAGTAGAACCGATAGAAAAATTGAATGTTTTAATGCATTTTTTGTCGACAAAAGAAGGAGAACGCGGAATTATTTTTTGTAAAACTAAAGCTGCTGTTAATAAATTAGCTAAAAATTTAGCCATTAATAAGTTTTCATCTGGTGCTTTACATGGTAGTTTAACCCAAGGGATTCGTGATAGAGTTATGGGGCAATTTAGAGAAGGAAATATTGATATTTTAGTGGCTACAGATTTGGCTGCTCGTGGTATTGATGTTAAAGAAATTTCTTACGTTGTAAATTATCATTTACCAGACAGATATGATACGTATGTACATAGAAGCGGACGTACGGCTAGGGCAGGAGCAACCGGACTTTCTTTAAGTGTAATACAGTCAGAAGAATTAGAAGAAATTCCTGAATTTGAAGAAGATTTAGGGTTGGTTTTTAAAGAATACAAAAAAGCAGATGCACAAAGTATTGAAGATAATAACACTATTCTTTGGGCAAAAAAAATATTTAAAACAAAACCCAACAGAACAATTTCAGAAGATTTAAAAGGGGAAATTAAAACAATATTTCATCATTTAACCAAGGAAGAATTGGTAGATAAAATCTTAGCAAATTATTTAGCACAAACCGCTAGTGCAAAGGCAAAACCAGAGGTAATTAAAAAGAAGAAAAAGAAATAA
- a CDS encoding Crp/Fnr family transcriptional regulator translates to MEQIKAYLQQIANISQEDWDFFTSKLQPRVIKKKAVFLKLNEIENHISFIESGVVRLYIPKENPEKEITFGFSFKDQFISAYDSFLTRKPSAYELQALTETTILSVSYTDLQEIYRTTQIGNLIGRLTAERLFLIKSSREQNLLNLSAEERYLKLFKERPEVLKEIPLKYISSYIGVTAQALSRIRKRIV, encoded by the coding sequence TTGGAACAGATAAAAGCATACTTACAGCAAATAGCCAATATTTCTCAAGAAGATTGGGATTTTTTTACGTCTAAACTGCAACCTCGTGTGATTAAAAAGAAAGCTGTTTTCTTAAAACTAAACGAAATTGAAAATCATATTTCTTTTATAGAATCTGGCGTGGTACGTTTGTATATTCCTAAAGAAAATCCAGAAAAAGAAATCACTTTTGGCTTTAGTTTTAAAGACCAATTTATTAGTGCTTATGATTCTTTTTTAACAAGAAAACCATCTGCTTATGAATTACAAGCGCTTACAGAAACTACTATTTTAAGTGTTTCTTATACCGATTTACAAGAAATTTATAGAACTACTCAAATTGGTAATTTAATTGGAAGATTAACTGCAGAGCGTCTTTTTTTAATCAAATCTAGCAGAGAACAAAACCTTTTAAATCTATCTGCAGAAGAACGTTACCTTAAATTATTTAAAGAACGTCCAGAAGTTTTAAAAGAAATCCCTTTAAAGTATATTAGTTCTTACATAGGTGTAACCGCACAAGCTTTAAGCCGAATTAGAAAACGAATTGTTTAA
- a CDS encoding acyl-CoA desaturase, with protein MAVVIFIIVLWYGGLFFQSFFLHRYAAHQVFTMSKTMEKITFILTWIFQGSSYLSAYGYGIMHRMHHAYTDTEKDPHSPSYDANMFAMMWKTKTIYQDINEQRIAIDERFTKNVPQWKSFDAFAGSRFSRILWITFYILFFVFFVTSWWQWLLLPIAFLMAPIHGVIINWFGHIYGYVNFKMKNTSKNLFHFDFLMMGEGYHNNHHKHASSPNFGVKWHEIDITYLIIRILDFFGFIKLKAIKVKK; from the coding sequence ATGGCAGTCGTTATTTTTATTATAGTGCTTTGGTATGGAGGTTTGTTTTTTCAATCTTTCTTTTTGCATCGCTATGCAGCACATCAAGTATTTACCATGTCTAAAACCATGGAAAAAATTACATTTATTTTAACATGGATTTTTCAAGGATCTAGTTACTTAAGTGCTTACGGATACGGAATTATGCACAGAATGCATCATGCGTATACAGATACCGAAAAAGACCCACACTCTCCTTCTTACGATGCAAATATGTTTGCAATGATGTGGAAAACAAAAACTATTTATCAAGATATAAACGAGCAACGTATTGCAATTGATGAGCGTTTTACTAAAAATGTACCTCAATGGAAATCGTTTGATGCCTTTGCTGGTTCACGTTTTTCTCGTATCCTTTGGATTACATTTTATATTTTATTCTTTGTCTTCTTTGTAACTTCTTGGTGGCAATGGTTATTATTACCAATCGCATTTTTAATGGCTCCAATACATGGAGTTATCATCAACTGGTTTGGTCATATTTATGGGTATGTAAACTTCAAAATGAAAAACACAAGTAAAAACCTTTTTCATTTCGATTTCTTAATGATGGGAGAAGGTTACCATAATAATCATCACAAACATGCAAGTAGCCCTAATTTTGGTGTAAAATGGCACGAAATAGACATCACGTATTTAATTATAAGAATTTTAGACTTTTTCGGTTTCATTAAACTGAAGGCTATTAAAGTAAAAAAATAA
- the meaB gene encoding methylmalonyl Co-A mutase-associated GTPase MeaB: protein MKNYKPKKRLPARAYIDGVLKGDRVILSRAITIIESNLESDKSLAKEIVQEILPNSGKSIRIGITGVPGVGKSTFIEVFGLHLVKLGHKVAILSIDPSSQRSRGSILGDKTRMDELSVLQEAYIRPSASGDTLGGVSNKTGETMLLCEAAGYDVILIETVGVGQSETAVHGMTDFFLLLMLAGAGDELQGIKKGIMEMADMVVINKADGDNITMSKLAKRQYQNALHIFPASESGWTPVASTASAIKNIGISNVWNEILNFKKLVDENGYFIKNRNHQQIKWMYNNINEELKHLFYGSANIKSELSELEKDIVTSKISPVKAAQQIIKEFKNSFKHS, encoded by the coding sequence ATGAAAAACTACAAACCAAAAAAAAGATTACCTGCACGAGCTTACATAGATGGTGTTTTAAAAGGTGATAGAGTAATTCTTTCTAGAGCAATCACTATTATCGAAAGTAATTTAGAAAGCGATAAAAGTTTAGCCAAAGAAATCGTTCAAGAAATATTACCAAATTCTGGGAAATCCATACGTATTGGTATTACAGGCGTTCCTGGTGTTGGTAAAAGTACTTTTATTGAAGTTTTCGGGTTGCATTTGGTAAAACTAGGTCATAAGGTTGCCATTTTATCTATAGACCCAAGTAGTCAGCGTTCTCGTGGAAGTATTTTAGGAGATAAAACAAGAATGGATGAATTGTCTGTTTTGCAAGAAGCTTATATTAGACCTTCCGCCTCTGGCGATACTTTAGGTGGAGTTTCTAACAAAACCGGTGAAACCATGTTACTTTGTGAAGCTGCCGGTTACGATGTTATTTTAATTGAAACGGTAGGTGTTGGTCAGTCTGAAACTGCTGTACACGGAATGACGGATTTCTTTTTATTACTGATGCTTGCTGGTGCTGGAGATGAATTACAAGGAATAAAAAAAGGAATTATGGAAATGGCAGACATGGTGGTCATCAATAAAGCCGATGGCGATAATATTACCATGAGTAAATTGGCTAAACGTCAATATCAAAATGCTTTACATATTTTTCCTGCATCCGAGTCTGGTTGGACTCCTGTTGCGAGTACAGCTTCAGCCATAAAAAATATTGGAATTTCTAATGTGTGGAATGAAATTTTAAATTTTAAAAAGCTAGTTGATGAAAATGGTTACTTTATAAAAAACAGAAATCATCAACAAATAAAATGGATGTATAATAATATTAATGAAGAACTAAAACACTTGTTTTATGGTTCTGCTAATATTAAAAGTGAGCTGTCGGAACTAGAAAAAGATATTGTTACTTCTAAAATTTCACCTGTAAAAGCAGCGCAACAAATTATTAAAGAATTTAAAAACTCTTTCAAACACAGTTAA
- the scpA gene encoding methylmalonyl-CoA mutase, with product MKPDFSDIKINSAVKQTVETSENQDVWNTPEGIPVKKQFTKEDIAEAEHLGFAAGVPPFLRGPYSAMYAMRPWTIRQYAGFSTAEESNAFYRRNLAAGQKGLSVAFDLATHRGYDSDHPRVTGDVGKAGVAIDSILDMEILFDQIPLDKMSVSMTMNGAVLPIMAFYIAAAKKQGVALDQLSGTIQNDILKEFMVRNTYIYPPLPSMKIIGDIFDYTTKNMPKFNSISISGYHMQEAGATADIELAYTLADGMEYIRTGLKSGLKIDEFAPRLSFFWAVGMNHFMEIAKMRAARMLWAKIIKTFNPKNPKSMALRTHSQTSGWSLSEQDPFNNVARTCVEAMAATLGGTQSLHTNALDEAIALPTDFSARIARNTQIFIQDETQMTKSVDPWAGSYYVEYLTQEIAKKAWKLIEEVEELGGMAKAIETGVPKLRIEEASARKQARLDSGQDILVGVNKFKTTEKTNIEILDVDNTVVRDSQIARINKMKAARNSEVVAANLKALEDCAGTGKGNLLELAVKAAENFATLGEISDALEVHFGRHKADTKLISGVYGKEVKSDDTFARAQKLTDKFAEIEGRRPRVMIAKMGQDGHDRGAKVVASSFADLGFDVDMGSLFQTPEEVAKQAVENDVHFVGASSLAAGHKTLIPQLISELEKLGRPDIMVFAGGVIPAQDYDFLLERKVVAIFGPGTVISESAITIMEKYLEQE from the coding sequence ATGAAACCAGATTTTTCAGATATAAAAATAAACTCAGCAGTCAAACAAACTGTCGAAACTTCAGAGAATCAAGATGTTTGGAATACTCCTGAAGGAATTCCAGTAAAAAAACAATTTACAAAAGAAGATATTGCCGAAGCAGAACATTTAGGATTTGCTGCTGGCGTACCACCTTTTTTAAGAGGACCATATAGTGCCATGTATGCAATGCGTCCTTGGACGATTCGTCAATATGCAGGTTTTTCTACTGCAGAAGAATCAAACGCTTTTTACAGAAGAAACTTAGCAGCAGGTCAAAAAGGACTTTCAGTTGCTTTTGATTTAGCTACGCATCGTGGTTATGATTCAGACCATCCACGTGTAACGGGTGATGTTGGTAAAGCAGGTGTTGCCATAGATTCTATTTTAGATATGGAGATTTTGTTTGATCAAATTCCGTTAGATAAAATGTCGGTTTCTATGACAATGAATGGAGCTGTACTGCCAATTATGGCTTTTTATATTGCTGCTGCAAAAAAACAAGGTGTTGCTTTAGATCAACTTTCCGGAACGATTCAGAATGATATTTTAAAAGAATTTATGGTGCGTAACACCTATATTTATCCACCATTACCTTCTATGAAAATTATTGGTGATATTTTTGATTACACCACTAAAAATATGCCTAAGTTTAATTCTATTTCTATTAGTGGTTATCATATGCAAGAAGCGGGTGCAACTGCAGATATCGAATTAGCATATACCTTAGCAGATGGAATGGAATACATTAGAACGGGATTAAAATCGGGTTTAAAAATTGATGAATTCGCGCCTCGTTTATCTTTCTTTTGGGCTGTTGGTATGAATCATTTTATGGAAATTGCTAAAATGCGAGCTGCACGTATGCTTTGGGCAAAAATTATAAAAACCTTCAATCCAAAGAATCCAAAATCCATGGCATTGCGTACGCATAGTCAGACTTCTGGTTGGAGTTTAAGTGAGCAAGATCCTTTTAACAATGTAGCTCGTACTTGTGTAGAAGCAATGGCAGCAACTTTAGGAGGAACGCAATCATTACACACCAACGCCTTAGATGAAGCAATAGCATTACCAACAGATTTCTCTGCTAGAATTGCACGTAATACGCAGATTTTTATTCAGGATGAAACACAGATGACCAAATCGGTAGATCCTTGGGCAGGATCTTATTATGTTGAATATTTAACGCAAGAAATAGCGAAGAAAGCGTGGAAACTAATTGAAGAGGTTGAAGAATTAGGTGGAATGGCAAAAGCTATTGAAACCGGAGTTCCTAAATTGCGTATTGAAGAAGCGTCTGCTCGTAAACAGGCACGTTTAGATTCTGGTCAAGATATTTTAGTTGGAGTAAATAAATTTAAAACAACAGAAAAAACGAATATTGAAATCTTAGATGTAGATAATACAGTTGTTAGAGATTCTCAGATTGCGCGTATCAATAAAATGAAAGCAGCGCGTAACTCTGAAGTGGTTGCAGCTAATTTAAAAGCACTAGAAGATTGTGCAGGAACAGGAAAAGGTAATTTATTAGAATTGGCTGTAAAAGCTGCAGAAAATTTTGCTACATTAGGTGAAATATCCGATGCTTTAGAGGTTCATTTTGGAAGACATAAAGCGGATACTAAATTAATAAGTGGAGTGTACGGAAAAGAAGTAAAAAGTGATGACACGTTTGCAAGAGCGCAAAAATTAACGGATAAATTTGCAGAAATAGAAGGTCGTAGACCAAGAGTTATGATTGCAAAAATGGGTCAAGATGGGCATGATAGAGGAGCAAAAGTTGTTGCTTCTAGTTTTGCCGATTTAGGTTTTGATGTAGATATGGGGTCTTTATTTCAAACTCCAGAAGAGGTAGCAAAACAAGCTGTAGAAAACGATGTGCATTTTGTTGGAGCATCTAGTTTAGCGGCTGGACATAAAACGTTAATACCTCAATTAATAAGCGAATTAGAAAAATTAGGAAGACCAGATATTATGGTGTTTGCAGGTGGAGTTATTCCTGCACAAGATTATGATTTTTTATTAGAAAGAAAAGTGGTCGCTATTTTTGGTCCTGGAACTGTAATTTCTGAATCTGCGATTACTATTATGGAAAAATACTTAGAGCAAGAATAA